Proteins encoded by one window of Candidatus Zymogenus saltonus:
- a CDS encoding branched-chain amino acid ABC transporter permease produces MNKRHDYYNDIRLIKSVRSAVGVILLIVLLLMFPIFAGKYFVYVANLILINIIVAVGLNLLVGYTGQISLGHSGFMAVGAYFSVMTLIHLKLPFNIETPFIAAVILSGFVASVIGLVLGFIALRTKGPYLAIVTLGFGIFVEQSLVLTESITGGRSGLRTPAISLFGHSVTDEVSIFSQKLSSENQVYFIILLAALLLILFALKIVRSKVGRAFIAVGDSEAASGALGINVTRYRTMAFAVSAFYVGVAGALHANMMDFIEPSQYGIMINIDMIAMIVVGGLGSIFGSILGAGLLTVIPLLFAKYSFASAIISGAIMIVIVIFQPRGLSGMLSQLALKIKGGRLYRGKRVR; encoded by the coding sequence ATGAATAAAAGGCACGATTACTACAACGACATCAGGCTTATAAAGAGCGTCCGCTCTGCCGTCGGCGTTATTCTGCTTATAGTCCTTCTCCTCATGTTCCCGATCTTCGCCGGGAAATATTTCGTTTACGTCGCAAACCTCATCCTGATAAACATCATCGTGGCGGTGGGGCTGAACCTCCTCGTGGGGTACACGGGGCAGATATCATTGGGACACTCCGGCTTCATGGCGGTGGGGGCATATTTTTCGGTCATGACTCTTATCCATCTCAAGCTTCCCTTCAACATCGAAACGCCGTTTATCGCCGCCGTCATCCTTTCGGGTTTCGTGGCATCGGTCATCGGTTTGGTGCTCGGATTCATCGCCCTGAGGACAAAGGGTCCCTATCTTGCCATAGTGACCCTCGGCTTCGGCATATTCGTGGAGCAGTCCCTCGTCCTGACCGAGTCGATAACGGGGGGAAGGAGCGGGCTTCGCACCCCCGCCATCAGCCTCTTCGGCCACTCGGTAACCGATGAGGTCTCGATCTTCAGTCAAAAGCTCTCAAGCGAAAATCAGGTCTACTTCATAATACTTTTGGCCGCGCTCTTGTTGATTCTCTTTGCGCTCAAGATCGTGAGATCTAAGGTGGGTAGGGCCTTTATCGCCGTAGGCGATAGCGAGGCGGCGTCTGGCGCCCTGGGGATCAACGTCACCCGCTACAGGACCATGGCCTTTGCCGTGTCAGCGTTTTATGTGGGGGTCGCCGGCGCCCTCCACGCGAACATGATGGACTTCATCGAGCCTTCCCAGTACGGAATCATGATCAACATCGACATGATCGCCATGATCGTGGTGGGAGGGCTCGGCTCAATTTTCGGCTCGATACTGGGGGCGGGACTTCTGACGGTCATCCCCCTCCTTTTTGCGAAGTACAGTTTTGCCAGCGCAATCATCTCAGGTGCCATAATGATCGTCATCGTTATCTTTCAGCCGAGAGGACTGAGCGGGATGCTGTCTCAACTGGCGCTCAAGATAAAGGGCGGAAGATTATACAGGGGGAAGAGAGTAAGATGA
- a CDS encoding long-chain fatty acid--CoA ligase: MAKKKTEAKTSKKPWVEFYPEGVPETIEFEDTTIVEAMERTVKRFPNNPSAYFMGKTITFGEFGDIVKRFATAMAGMGVKKGSRVATLLPNIPQMAIAYYGAMMAGATLVLNNPLYTDHELEYQLNDSESEYLVTLDLLAPRMIALRPKTKLKKIIVCHINDYLPFPKKQLFPHVKKAMFRKIEKTQDVFEFLDLIRKNKPNPPKVKFTFDDMGTIQYTGGTTGVSKGVVLSHGNLSKNVQQISAWYPSFVQGEESAVACLPFFHSFGMTCVMNFGIWNGWAGAYIPRPEPQPILEAIDKHKLSFLPAVPTMFIGMLRHPDFNKYDLSSLKGCFSGAAPLPLEVIKEFEEATGSQICEGYGLSETTPVTHINPFGGKTKVGSIGLPVPNTEVKIVDIDTGKKEVAIGEPGEVIIKGPQVTEGYYKKPEETKKAIKDGWLYTGDIGTMDEEGYFYIVDRKKDMIIAGGYNIYPRDIDEVLFEHPKVVEACTIGVPHEYRGETVKAYVVLKEGETATEEEMIDYCKEKLAKYKVPKLIEFTDSLPKSAVGKILRKELRAMELEKIDKKK; the protein is encoded by the coding sequence ATGGCAAAGAAGAAGACCGAAGCAAAAACATCTAAGAAGCCGTGGGTGGAGTTTTACCCCGAGGGGGTTCCCGAGACTATCGAGTTTGAAGATACGACGATCGTCGAGGCGATGGAGCGGACGGTGAAGAGGTTTCCGAACAACCCCTCCGCGTACTTCATGGGCAAGACGATCACGTTCGGGGAGTTCGGGGATATTGTCAAGCGCTTTGCGACCGCAATGGCTGGGATGGGCGTGAAGAAGGGGAGCAGGGTTGCCACCCTCCTCCCGAATATCCCCCAGATGGCCATCGCCTACTACGGTGCCATGATGGCCGGCGCCACCCTCGTTCTCAACAATCCCCTCTACACCGACCACGAGCTTGAGTATCAACTGAACGACTCGGAATCGGAATATCTTGTCACCCTCGACCTGTTGGCGCCCAGGATGATAGCTTTGAGGCCCAAGACCAAGTTAAAGAAGATAATCGTCTGCCACATAAACGACTACCTTCCCTTTCCGAAAAAACAGCTCTTTCCCCACGTCAAGAAGGCGATGTTCAGAAAGATCGAAAAAACCCAGGATGTCTTCGAGTTTTTGGACCTCATAAGGAAGAACAAGCCGAATCCCCCGAAGGTCAAGTTCACCTTCGATGATATGGGGACGATCCAGTACACGGGGGGGACGACCGGCGTCTCCAAGGGAGTCGTGTTGAGCCACGGGAACCTTAGCAAAAACGTCCAGCAGATCTCCGCCTGGTACCCGAGCTTCGTTCAGGGGGAGGAGTCGGCCGTTGCGTGCCTCCCATTCTTCCACTCCTTCGGGATGACGTGCGTTATGAACTTCGGCATATGGAACGGCTGGGCGGGGGCGTATATCCCCAGGCCGGAGCCCCAGCCGATCCTCGAGGCGATAGACAAGCACAAGCTCTCCTTTCTCCCAGCCGTCCCGACGATGTTCATCGGGATGCTCAGGCATCCGGATTTCAACAAGTACGACCTGAGCTCGCTGAAGGGATGCTTCTCCGGCGCCGCCCCCCTGCCCCTGGAGGTCATCAAGGAGTTCGAGGAGGCCACCGGCTCCCAGATATGCGAGGGGTACGGGCTTTCGGAGACGACGCCGGTGACCCACATCAATCCCTTCGGCGGAAAGACAAAGGTTGGAAGCATCGGGCTGCCCGTGCCTAATACCGAGGTCAAGATTGTAGACATCGATACGGGCAAGAAGGAGGTTGCAATCGGAGAGCCGGGGGAGGTTATTATCAAGGGTCCCCAGGTCACGGAAGGGTATTACAAAAAACCGGAGGAGACGAAAAAGGCGATAAAGGACGGCTGGCTATACACCGGCGACATTGGGACCATGGACGAGGAGGGTTATTTCTACATCGTGGATCGGAAGAAGGACATGATAATCGCCGGCGGTTACAACATCTACCCCAGAGACATCGACGAGGTCCTCTTTGAGCATCCGAAGGTGGTGGAGGCCTGCACCATCGGCGTGCCCCACGAATACCGGGGGGAGACCGTCAAGGCCTACGTAGTCCTCAAGGAGGGGGAGACCGCGACAGAGGAGGAGATGATCGACTACTGCAAGGAGAAGCTCGCCAAATACAAGGTCCCGAAGCTGATCGAGTTTACTGACAGCCTACCCAAGAGCGCCGTCGGAAAGATATTGAGAAAGGAGCTCAGGGCCATGGAGCTCGAAAAGATAGATAAGAAGAAATAG
- a CDS encoding tetratricopeptide repeat protein, whose translation MKKAAFTILALIFVLVVFCLYFVRINSVSDGSNFMPEAKVIDSLKMLEIADEDGVSKFGDASLRREGGNNIIKLKGTPYEMGYQHGKLLADEIREGCVPLFSDPISKNVQYAEKPAWMRWLLMKYLEIKIFAPIEANTPGEYLEEIKGIADGAGLDYRDVFIANFYSDLSMAMVPGVIGKKAIDFGLVKDAGGCSSFAAAGRATAGGKLVFGRNTDYSGQGLWGPNQTIFFCEPEDGYRYVRVSTAGLIKCNSAMNEMGMVIGGHFMGYDGADPAGVSFTIFENMIMRGAKDIDGAAEILRENKRGGAFGFLVADGKTKEAVVFESSPDLLGIRKMERDSIALTNFATTKELEKVDLMARYSLVMRNLMGRYVRLTRLIEENYGRITPALAAEFMSDHIDPILNAERSFGHTVCGANNVTSVIFLPADGFFWTAAGKEPACANEYIGFDFWAEFEEKPSRVYPKILSSYRWKSSAKRDGFSSYMDAYIAYEDDFRRIREALAMLEGAMAQDTEEPAYYRMLARLLIVMGDYEGAEKLLQDSLELPQTLNERGLACLLSGQALDLMGKRDEAVLKYKEVIALKEEAKDDHLSGLNGFLTAYAEKCLERPFSREMILKDIPIAFSLQAGLE comes from the coding sequence ATGAAAAAGGCAGCGTTTACGATCCTCGCACTGATTTTTGTCCTGGTGGTTTTTTGTCTCTACTTCGTCAGGATAAACTCGGTGAGCGATGGATCAAACTTTATGCCCGAGGCAAAGGTAATCGATTCCCTAAAGATGCTTGAAATAGCCGATGAGGACGGCGTTTCGAAATTCGGCGACGCCTCCTTGAGAAGGGAGGGGGGAAACAACATAATCAAGCTCAAGGGGACGCCCTACGAGATGGGCTATCAGCATGGAAAACTCTTGGCCGATGAGATCAGGGAGGGTTGTGTTCCCCTCTTTTCCGATCCGATCTCCAAAAACGTCCAGTACGCCGAGAAGCCGGCGTGGATGAGGTGGCTCCTAATGAAGTACCTCGAGATAAAGATCTTTGCTCCGATTGAGGCTAACACCCCCGGAGAATACCTCGAAGAGATAAAGGGGATAGCGGACGGGGCCGGCCTCGACTACCGGGACGTCTTTATCGCCAACTTCTACTCCGACCTCTCCATGGCCATGGTTCCGGGGGTGATCGGTAAAAAGGCGATCGACTTCGGGCTCGTCAAAGACGCCGGGGGGTGCTCCAGCTTCGCCGCGGCGGGAAGGGCGACCGCGGGGGGAAAGCTCGTCTTCGGGAGAAACACCGACTATTCGGGACAGGGTCTCTGGGGGCCTAACCAAACGATCTTCTTCTGCGAGCCGGAGGACGGCTATCGCTACGTGAGGGTCTCCACGGCGGGGCTTATAAAGTGCAACTCCGCCATGAACGAGATGGGAATGGTGATCGGAGGGCACTTCATGGGATACGACGGGGCAGACCCCGCTGGTGTCTCCTTTACAATATTTGAGAACATGATCATGAGGGGGGCAAAGGACATCGACGGTGCGGCCGAGATCCTGAGGGAGAACAAAAGGGGCGGCGCCTTCGGGTTTCTCGTAGCCGACGGTAAGACGAAGGAAGCCGTCGTCTTTGAATCGAGCCCAGACCTTTTGGGGATAAGGAAAATGGAGAGAGACTCCATAGCCCTGACCAACTTCGCCACGACTAAAGAGCTTGAAAAAGTAGATCTTATGGCGAGATACAGCCTTGTCATGAGGAACCTGATGGGGAGGTACGTGAGGCTCACCCGGCTGATAGAGGAAAATTACGGGAGGATCACGCCGGCCCTGGCCGCTGAGTTCATGAGCGACCACATCGACCCGATCTTGAACGCCGAGAGGAGCTTCGGGCACACCGTCTGCGGCGCAAACAACGTGACCTCGGTAATATTTTTGCCGGCGGACGGCTTCTTCTGGACCGCGGCGGGGAAAGAGCCCGCCTGCGCAAACGAATACATCGGATTCGACTTCTGGGCGGAGTTCGAGGAAAAGCCCTCAAGGGTCTACCCGAAGATTCTTTCCAGCTACCGGTGGAAGAGCAGCGCCAAGAGGGACGGATTTTCCTCATACATGGACGCATACATTGCCTATGAAGACGACTTCAGGAGAATCCGCGAGGCGCTGGCGATGCTGGAGGGGGCCATGGCGCAGGACACTGAAGAGCCCGCCTACTACCGGATGCTGGCGAGGCTCCTGATCGTCATGGGCGACTACGAGGGGGCGGAAAAGCTCCTTCAAGACTCCCTCGAGCTACCCCAGACGCTAAACGAGAGGGGCCTGGCCTGTCTCCTCTCGGGGCAGGCCCTTGACCTCATGGGGAAGCGGGACGAGGCGGTCTTGAAATATAAAGAGGTAATTGCTCTTAAGGAAGAGGCAAAGGACGATCATCTGAGCGGATTAAACGGATTTCTTACTGCCTACGCCGAGAAGTGCCTCGAAAGACCGTTCTCAAGGGAGATGATCCTAAAGGACATCCCCATAGCCTTCAGCCTCCAGGCGGGGTTGGAATAG